A region of Argentina anserina chromosome 5, drPotAnse1.1, whole genome shotgun sequence DNA encodes the following proteins:
- the LOC126794135 gene encoding heavy metal-associated isoprenylated plant protein 24, which produces MGVQGTLEYLSDLISSVKSKKKKKKQTQTVAVKIRMDCEGCARKVKKVLSGVKGAKSVDIDMKQQKATVTGYVEAKKVLKAAQSTKKKCELWPYVPYTLVAQPYVAGAYDKKAPPNMVRSLPSTATISETAVDDHYTEMFSEDNPNACSVM; this is translated from the exons ATGGGAGTTCAAGGCACCTTGGAATACCTGTCAGATCTGATAAGTAGTGTCAaaagcaagaagaagaagaagaaacaaacacaGACCGTAGCCGTGAAAATTCGGATGGACTGTGAGGGATGTGCTCGGAAGGTGAAGAAGGTCCTCTCCGGTGTAAAAG GGGCTAAATCTGTGGATATCGACATGAAGCAGCAGAAGGCAACAGTGACTGGTTATGTGGAGGCAAAGAAAGTGTTGAAGGCAGCTCAGTCAACCAAGAAGAAGTGCGAGCTGTGGCCTTATGTTCCATACACTTTGGTGGCTCAACCTTATGTTGCCGGAGCCTACGACAAGAAGGCTCCGCCAAATATGGTTAGGAGCCTCCCAAGCACTGCCACTATATCAGAGACTGCCGTTGATGACCATTACACCGAAATGTTTAGCGAGGACAACCCAAATGCCTGCTCTGTCATGTAA
- the LOC126795882 gene encoding uncharacterized protein LOC126795882 yields MDHGVVVHENGSTYLTFNSVLMLTGSNFRAWKDFVETYITMNDKIGYCFQKDRPETPAEDDKTTVKANYKKWMHSNMMAKNVIRQSMSKNIRGCVAKPEFATDFLEAVSAKFKESEKAEIGRLNKEYHSLQYSGTGGVREHLLKLININNRLKEMMVGVHDTLLVHHALHTLPSSFDHLRTNYNAQKENWTLDELIAICSDEEERIKKQTLTIYLLEKPKKRKSHQQNKLKPNKIISKTSATTGPKDNKPFRFKCYFCKKVGHMKKDCTGYKAWLAKKGVQKDQDSKK; encoded by the coding sequence GTAGCACCTACCTCACCTTCAACAGTGTTTTAATGCTTACTGGGTCAAATTTTAGAGCTTGGAAGGATTTTGTAGAAACCTATATCACCATGAATGATAAGATAGGCTATTGTTTTCAAAAAGATAGACCTGAAACCCCAGCAGAAGATGATAAAACCACAGTCAAAGCTAACTATAAGAAGTGGATGCATTCAAACATGATGGCTAAGAATGTTATTAGGCAGTCTATGTCTAAAAACATTAGAGGATGCGTGGCTAAGCCGGAATTTGCTACTGATTTTCTGGAGGCCGTGTCCGCTAAGTTCAAGGAGAGTGAGAAAGCTGAGATAGGTAGGCTAAACAAGGAATATCATAGCCTGCAATACTCAGGAACTGGAGGAGTCAGGGAGCATTTATTAAAGTTGATTAATATCAACAATAGGCTTAAAGAGATGATGGTGGGAGTACACGACACCTTGCTGGTGCATCATGCACTGCACACACTCCCAAGCAGTTTTGACCATCTCAGGACTAACTATAATgctcaaaaggaaaactggacTCTAGATGAACTAATAGCCATCTGTTCtgatgaggaggagaggattAAGAAGCAAACCCTAACTATCTACCTGCTTGAAAAGCCTAAGAAAAGAAAGTCACATCAACAAAACAAGCTTAAGCCtaacaagatcatctctaagaCATCAGCAACCACAGGGCCAAAGGATAACAAACCATTCAGATTCAAGTGCTACTTTTGTAAGAAAGTAGGACACATGAAAAAGGATTGTACTGGCTATAAGGCTTGGCTAGCTAAAAAGGGGGTTCAAAAGGACCAGGACTCCAAGAAGTGA